TGGTAATTTAGAGGTATATTAGCAAATTAAATTGAAATCATAATACaaagttaaaataattataaaatatataagagAGAAATGAATGCTTGAACAAAATCATACTCATGGATCCATGTGAAATGTTTTCATTATGAATTCATCAGATCCTTTGCCATGATTCTCACTACCCCTAACAAATGAAAAGCTTAAAACTGCCCGTAAATTCATAGAAAAGACATAAGACAACAGATATACAAATTGGTAGAACAAAAAAAACTGATTGCAGTTGATAAAAGTCGACAATATGTATTGTCAAAATAAGAATTTGTATTACAAAGGAAGAATCATGAATGGTTTCTTCACTGCTTTCAAAATGAAATCAACCTTCAATACAACAAAAACGGAAAGAATtcaatagaaagaaagaaagattacCTAATATCTTCATTAGGAATTTATGATAAAGGAAAATCAACCTTCAAATAAGCTCTTGTCTTCGTCCAGTACCCCTACAAAAAAGTGCAGATAAACGTTGAAATCACATAAtaatagaaaaatgaaataaaagtgaTGTCTATCCATCAagatttttttatcaacaaacacAACAGTACATGAACATTACAAAACAATAATGAAACAGAGAAGAGGATTGtagctaaaaaaattaaacaaagagAAACAGATTGCAAAGGATAATGAATAAAATATGCTGATCTCATGAACGAAAAGTTCAACGTGACGTAAATTCTGCTTTTATAACACCTTTAAAGAATCATTGGAGCTTGCTGAAGCAGATTTATGttcaaagttgaagaaaaaggACTACCAAGGATATGAGGAAATGATATGTCTTTGAgttataaaaatttataattgaTAAAGGCATAAAGCAAAGCATTGTTGACATAcatggaagaaaaaaaaggagaagAGAGTATGATCTCACATGGTTGATAGGAAGAAGGGAGAAATTACTTTGAGTTAGGAGTACATGGCATCTCAAATGTGATGGTGATCAATTTTTAATAACAAATTTAACCCCCTTTTTTTGTTGAAAGGAATAACAAATTTAACCCTTGAAATTTGACTGTTGGcgcatttgattttttaaaaaaaataatgatgttttaaattcaaaattgacAGATCAAAAGAATTTCTCTCCCAcattccatatatcaaaatcagattttgtttataaaaatcttttaaattgtGACCAGATTTATATAGAACCTAAATAAAATCCACTAAAATTATGATGAGCggatatttcaattttttttcacgTTGGTATATATTCTAGATGCATTGAATATATATTGTTTTCCAAAACTTTTGACCATCTACACAAGTTCAAAAAAGCTGCCACGTTTTTAAAAAAGTTGTTAggtattcttttttttaattactttctatgtattttttaaaaaaatccattCTTTGAGTTCAATATTTAAATTAgtcagttttaaaaaaatatttaaattagtcTTCGAAAGTTtatgaaaattttgaattttaaatttggCTCCCTTTTCTTGGGTTAAAGATGAACTCATGTATGACCAGGTACATTATTATaggaaattttaaaatttacctCTCAAAATATGTGCTATTatgaatttgtatttttttttgaacttgaatttgtatattatattattatattataacgTGACTAACAAATTCCTAAAATAGAGGTGCGTGAGAAATAATTTGTGGTTATTTTTAGCTTTAGTTTTttactttagttttttttttttttaactgtttTCTACTTTAGTTATTTATGTGAAATGGTATATTATTATAGGTTAAGTCATAGTTTAAATCATATTgaaaatttctcaaattttagaTGCTTGACACATGTACCTAAAATTGTGGAAGCTCTAGTTTTTTGACACCTAAGCTTTTGATGACTTTCAaactatataatattatattagaTACACCAAAGCAATTGAATTGGTGACTCATTGTTATAAACATTGACCGACAAAACCCcaattttatgaagaaaaactGGGGGGAAGGGTTAGCTCACTGGGTGAGCTAAGGGAATGAAGGGATTTGTATGGTGAAAGGTCAGGTTTCAAATCATGAcaaatgaactaatttactaacaattaaccactaacattggtctataaaaaaaagggaaaaatatGTAAATGGTCCCTAAACTTTGGTCACCGGACGTTTTTGGTCCCTCCCCGGAGGAACTTTCGGAAATAGTCCCTCCGGTGACTCTAACCACCGTGCCTGAGAAACTTCCCGGCCACCGTGCAGACTTGGACATGCCACGTCAATTATTGAGCTGACGTggcattttattttttttaatttttaatttttttctgtaattaaaaaacattttaaaaaaaataaatcccTAATTAACTAAATCCCTAATAACCCTAAAACCTATTCCATTTCCAATACAATAAGATCTGAAACTAAGATCCCCAATTCATGAGTTTAGGGTTCTTGAGTTTCCCCCAAATTCAACCTTCCTCCTCAAATTCGAGTTCATCCCCAAATTTGaccttcctcttcatcatctctCATCTCTCTCTGTTAGTAATCGAGTTCGACGAGGTCTGCCttgcatcatcttcatcttcacatcATATTCATCGGGCTTCATGGCAAGGACGACGTCTTGCAGTTCTTCGTCTCTGTCACTTGGTCGATCCACTGCTACTGTCGTCCTGCGTCGAGGCTTCTGTGACTGTGGAGAAAGGATCTTGTACCTGACCTCCCACAGTGATGCCAATCCTGGAAGGAAGTTCTGGAGGTGCAAAAATTGGAAGGTATGCATCCTCATCCTTATTATGGTTCCTCTTCCTTATTATGCATCATTATTCTGCATTGTCATCGTTTTTTTGAATCTCCATTTTAATTTGCAGTCACCAACAGAGTGTGGCTTCTTCTTGTGGGACGATGAAACTGTGTTTGACGCAGCACATAGAAGAACTGTAATTGAACTCACCAAAACACTACATGAGCTGGgtgagatgaagaagaaagtggaTGATAGCAAGAAGGACTTGGACGAGATGAAGATTAAAGCAGAAgaattgaagatgaagaatgatAAGGTTCATAGGAAGCTTGAGAAAGAAATTTGGAAGAAGAATATGGCCATTGTGTGTCTTGTTTTGTCTTAGTTTTGGTTTGTGGTTATGTCAGGAAAAGTAAATGTTTCTGTGTAAGGTAGATGAAAGGGGTATTGTTGTGTATGTAGATGAAAGGGATATGGATGAAATATTGATGGAGATTAAGTGTGGTTGTTGGATTGTACCTAAATGTATGACTGGTTTTCCCTTTAATTAATGTAGGTGGGTTATGAATTCATTTGTTTATCATTCTTTCCCTGCCTTTCTTGCTTCCAATGAAATACAGAAAGTGACATATAACAGATAACATAACATAATGAGAATCTCAACTATTCATGCACTGACAAAATGGGATAACTTGTTGGGACTATTGTCAACAACAACACATGACTAATCCAATGAGAATCTCAGATTTTTTCTTACATTCAACCCTGCACCTAACACCATCATTCTTCTCATACCTAATTTGCCTTCCATTACGAATAGCATGATCCCTCACAGCTACTTTAAACTGATTCAAAGATTTGAACTCCATCCCTATTTTGAACTTAAAATCCTCCCTCATGTCTTCTTTGTGATATTGTGGGAATTTTTTCCTCTTAATAGGTAGTTCCTCATCATCACTTCCAGAAACACTGTCCAGCTCATCAGTCTCCTACTCATACTCCATGTCATGGTCACTGTGTAAAAAACTTCCACCTTCTTCATCACCAAGAACCACAGAAGGCTCACCACCAGCAATTTCATATACCCCTTCATGCATCTTCTGCACCTGCTCATTCAACAAAGCCTCAGCCACCCCAATGTTGTTACTTTGAAACCCATCATTATCATCTgctttcctttcttcttcagaGTCACTAAAGTGAATATCATCAACAGAATCCTTCTCTGAATCATCAACAGAATCCTGATCTGATTCATCTCCATCATGATCAACATCAGCAATGTTTTGAGTAGCTTCTTCACGAGCTACCATCTTCTCAAGAACTCTATCAAAGGCTTCATCAAATTCTCTTCTCATGTTTTCTTCATGTGCATCACCTTGTAAGGTAGTTAAGGTAAGGGTATTAAGTAAGGCACATATTACCTAACATATAAGTAAGCTAGTTAATTAAGGGAAATAACTTCTTAAATTTACCTTGTTGCTGGACCCCTTTCCCTTTGTCATGTACTCCACCTTCATCAAAAAGGTTTTCATTGTGTGGAATGTCCTCATGTACATCACCTTGCATCCTCACTGGAACTGTATCACCACCTAGCAGTTCAAAATACATTAAGCTAACATATATATAggatttgaaaataaattaaggtCACATTAAGGATATTTACCTTGCTGCTGGAACACTTCGACATGTGGTCCATTTTCATCAATAACTTGACTCTTAAGAACCACTTGAGTATCACCAAGCACTTGATTTTGAGTCTCACCATCCAGTTGACCTTCACCATCAAAAGCAAAATTGGCAGCAAAGTGTGGATTTTCATGCCCACCTCCTCCAacaacttcttcatcatcacTAGACAAGATTAATAGTTCAGGCTGGCTATTGTTCCTTTTTGTTCTAGACTGCTGCCATTGGACCCTAACTGATCTTCTAGGAGGCTGTGTGGAAGTAGCATGTCTTTTGCCAGCAGTATTTGACTTCTTTGGAGGAGCAGTAGGTTGAGCAACCTTCTTTGGTGGAGCAGTAGGCTTTGTTGTGTTATTGGTTGACAAAGTAACATGTTTGGGTCTTGTTGTGCCATCCATGAAACGGAGAAGACCAAGTGGAGAAATAGGCAACTCATCTGCTTCATGTTCCACAAAAAAATGCACCAACCCTCGATTATCAACAGCATATGTGCCAAGCACCATGGCATCATTGTCAGTCAAAACAGGGCGAAACTTCTGAGCAATGGCATCCTCTTGGGTCCTCCACCATAGTTTGAACTTGCCTGCCCTATACCCCATATCTTTAACAAGATCAACACATTCAGGGTAGCTCCACCGGTCCAGATCAACATCAGTAAAGGTTGTGACTTTTCCGTCCCTGTAATGAGGATGTGGTTCCAAAGCAAAGATCCCATAATGGTGCACAACCAGTGTGAACGGCATATCCCTAAACTCGTATTCTCCTCGTCGACGAGAGCGATAGCAGATGCAAGGCAGACCTCGTCGAACTCGATTACTAACAGAGAGAGATGAGAGATGATGAAGAGGAGGGTCAAATTTGGGGATGAACTCGAATTTGAGGAGGAAGGTTGAATTTGGGGGAAACTCAAGAACCCTAACTCATGAATTGGGGATCTTAGTTTCAGATCTTATTGTATTGGAAATGGAATAGGTTTTAGGGTtattagggatttagggttattAGGGATTTAGTTAAttagggattttttttttacagaaaaaattaaatattaaataaaataaaatgccaCGTCAGCTCAATAATTGACGTGGCATGTCCAAGTCTACACGGTGGCCGGGAAGTTTCTCAGGCACGGTGGTTAGAGTCACCGGAGGGACTATTTCCGGAAGTTCCTCCGGGGAGGGACCAAAAACGTCCGGTGACCAAAGTTTAGGGACCATTTACATATTTTTCcctaaaaaaaatgaagaaaaacccAGCTTCAACGGCGTAAACTTCACCTAACCCATTCGGCTTCTTCCTCTGCTCCAACTGAAGCATCTCACAACAAAAAGAGAATGACTCTGAATCTCTCTTCGAGGGCACTCTCTAAGGCATCAACACACCCAGTTCTCAGAACCTTCAATCCCATTACCCCTTTGAAGGACCATGATCCTCGCATTGCTCACCACATGTTCGACCAAAGTCCTCTTAGAGATATCAAAGAGTATAATCAAATGCTCTTCTATTACTCTCGCAATGACCAACCCCGAGAAGCCCTCAAGTTATTTGTGTCGCTTTGCCGCTCTGGTATACCCCCTGATGAGTCCACCATGTCCTGCTTTTTGAAAGTTTCTGCTGGTTTGTTTGATGATGGGTTTGTGGGTAGGCAAGTGCATTGTCAGTGTGTCAAGTATGGACTAGTTCAGCAGCATGTTGGTGTAGGAACCTCTCTTGTGGATATGTATATGAAAACTGGGGCGGTTAGAGATGGAAGGAAAGTTTTTGATGAAATGGGGGAGAGAAATGTGGTGACTTGGACTTCCTTGCTTGGGGGGTATTCGTGGAACGGGATTAATGATCATGTGTGGGAGTTGTTCTGTGGGATGCAAGCTCACGGTTACTTGCCTAACCCGTATACTGTTTCGACTGTTATTACTGCTTTGGCCAATGAGGGTGTGGTTGCTGCAGGAATGCAGATTCATACCTTTGTTGTAAAGCATGGTTTCGAGGCAGTGACAACCGTGTGCAATTCTTTGATTAATATGTATTCGCGGTGTGGGATGCTAGGAGATGCTAGAGCTTTTTTTGATAGTATGGAGAGCAAGGATTCGGTTTCTTGGAATAGCATGATTGCAGGACATGTAGCGAACGGACAGGATTGGAAAGCTGTTGAAACATTTAATGACATGCTAGTTGCAGCGGTCAACCCTACGTACGCGACATTGGGTACTGTTATTAAGTCATGCACCCGTCTTAAAGAATTGAGGTTAGTGAGACTGCTTCACGGTAGGGCTTTGAAGAGTGGGTTTTTCACACACCCTAATGTCCATACTGCACTCATGGTGGCATTGATCAAGTGCAAGGAAATGGACGGTGCCTTTCGTCTATTCTCCTTGATGCCCGAGGGTCAAAGCGTGGTGTCATGGACTGCCATGATCAGTGGATACGTGCAGAATGGTGACATTGATCAGGCTATGAACttgttttcccaaatgaggagGGGATATGTGAAACCAAACCATTTCACATACTCTACGATTCTAACTGTTCAAAATGCTGTTTTCATTTCTGAAATACATGCGGAAGTTATCAAAACTAATTATGAGAAATCATCTTCAGTAGGAACTGCACTTTTAGATGCTTATGTTAAGTTAAGAAATATGAATGATGCTATTAAGGTTTTTGAGCTAATTGAAGTGAAGGACATAATAGCCTGGTCAGCAATGCTGGTGGGATATGCACAAACTGGAGAAACCGAAGAAGCTGCGAAATTTTTCTGCCGATTGACGAAGGAGGGGATCGAACCAAATGAATTTACCCTCTCCAGCATCATTAATGCATGTGCTGCTCCTACAGCAGCAGTGGAACAAGGTAGACAATTCCATGCCTGTGCAATTAAAATGAGATTAAATAATGCTTTATGTGTGAGTAGTGCTCTTGTCACCATGTATGCAAAGAGAGGCAATATTGATAGTGCATATGATGTTTTCAAAAGGCAAGATGAGAGGGACTTGGTTTCTTGGAACTCAATGATCTCTGGGTATGCACAAAATGGCCAGGCTAAGAAAGCATTAGATGTATTTGAGGAGATGCAAAATCTGAACTTGGACATTGATGCTGTAACATTCATCGGTGTTATTACTGCCTGCACTCATGCTGGCCTAGTGGACCAAGGCCAATATTACTTCAATGTCATGATCAATGATCATCAGATTATGCCAACAATGGAGCTCTACTCTTGCATGATTGATCTATATAGTCGTGCAGGGATGCTGGAAAAAGCCATGGATATCCTAAATGGGATGTCATTTCCCCCAGGTGCAACTGTGTGGCGCACTCTCTTGGCAGCTTCTCGAGTGCACCGCAATATAGAGCTTGGAAAACTTGCTGCTGAAAAACTTATTTCACTTCAGCCACAAGACTCGGCTGCATATGTCCTCTTATCCAATATGTATGCTGCGTCAGGAAATTGGCAAGAGAAAACCAATGTGAGAAAACTAATGGATAAGAGAAAGGTGAAAAAGGAACCTGGGTATAGCTGGATAGAGGTTAAAAATAAGACATACAAATTCTTAGCCGGTGATTTTTCACATCCTTTCTCAGACCATATTTACTCAAAACTTTCAGAGTTAAATAACCGGTTGAAGGATGCAGGTTATCAACCTGATACGAACTATGTTTTTCATGATATTGaagatgaacaaaaagaaactaTTCTGTCTCATCATAGTGAAAGGCTGGCCATTGCCTTTGGGTTAATATCTACACATCCTGGAATTCCAATCCACATTGGGAAGAATCTTCGAGTCTGTGGAGATTGTCATAACTTCATAAAGTTAGTATCACAGGTTGAACAGAGATATATTGTTGTTAGAGATACAAACCGGTTTCACCACTTTAAAGGTGGTGTGTGCTCATGTGGAGACTACTGGTGATGTTTGGGCTATCATATGTTTGCTGAATTTAAAATTTACTCAGAGGATCAAACAGATCATATACATTTAGATACAGATTACATACAATGTAGATGAATTGTGTGGTGTCATTTTGGTAAGCTACTCTTATTCTTAATACAACACCATGTGACTAGTTGTACATAACCTTATTTCTTACTATTTTATGTACATTTTTACTCTTTATTCCTCTTAATAAGTATTATTGTTAAAAATTAAGTTAATCATAATTTTTGTAACAGTGAATGCCAAAACTTTTCAAACCTATAAATTTCACATTTGAAGTTAGTGAATTTAAATTTTGATAAACcatatatatgaaattaataAATACAGTTAGCGGTGTTTTTCGATTCACAATTTGTTTAACGATTTAAAAGGTCCTATATTCGTTATTTACGCATATCTTTATTGTCAGAAGTAATATGaaaccattcatgtgtccttacccaatagcttaagcttttggaataattggttgtttgacatggtatcaaagcCTCTATGACTAAGTGGTCTAGAGTCCGAATCTTATTGCccccattattctaataaaaagttgaatttcaataCATGGTAGGTGAGTCTGTGCATTATCCACACTTCAAACCCAagtgggctcttgcgtgagggggcgtgttagaaataatataaaacctttcatgtgtcatttacccaacagcttaaggtTTTGGGATTGATTCTTGACATTTATATATAGAAGTTCAAGTAATTTATTATTCCCCTAAATTTATGTAAGCATTTTGTAAGGAAATTTCACTAATGAAAtgcatgttttgatgatttaaTTATCATTTTCATTTGTTTATTGATGGAAGCTATGCCTTTTGTTGAAAACTAATTAGAAATTAGAATATTTACTTTACTAAGAACTAACTATGAATGGGGACCTTACGAATGTTGTGAAGTGAGCAATGTAAGATTTTTTGGCTGGTTATATGTGTAaattacttttttctttctcttggtcAAGCTATATTATCAGTATATTCTAAAGGGAAAGAAGGAATATCTTATGTTGTGTAGGAAGCTGGAAACGGAGGAAAGTGGTTGGCTGGAAGGCCTTTTTGCTTCGCAATGGAATGGCAAGATTGAAAAGGGAGTAGATTTTACTTGACTGGAATGAACTTGCTGAAAATATGGCAAGTTTCTTCTCGCTTCAACATTTTTTCTTTAGTATTTCCATTCCTTTTTTATACCAGTGGTTTTAGTGAGGGGAAAAGGCTTGTTTGTTGTTGTATAGTTGACAATATAGTTCCTGATGCAGGGCAGCCCACGTTGGAAGTTGGAACATGTAGAGTTTGATATGATCACAACTACCTTGCATACACAGTTGATAATTTTGGGGGTGAAAGGCTCTCTTTATATTCACATAATGTCAGAGGTTTTAACTCATCTGCTTGGTTTTCTCCATTTTTTCCAGTTCTATTCAGTGAGTCACGAAGCTGTAGCTTTTAGTTTTTCAAGTCTGAGTTGGTCCACAGTTTACTCGACGTCCAGTTTGTCGGCCTTTCCGCCATTACAACCACTTCCATGAGAAGGATATGTACTTTCATTTTATCCATTTTGAATTTTTACACTTTCTCATCTCTTTGATGTCGATACGTTGTGTGTTTTAGTCTAATTGCAGAGATATAGAAGATTTGCACTGACATCCGGTGTGGTGCTCAGGAGGCACACGATATCTATGATTCTATCATGAGGATCTCACATGTGGTAGTGGTTGGCGCTGCAAATGAAAGTCCTTGGAGCATGAAGTAGATACCAGAAGAGGGTTGCTGACATTATTTCCAAAATGAATGGTGAGTGTGTTTGTTACATTACTCTGCCTTGATCATGTAAAGTTACCCTTTGATCATGTAAGCCACACATGAGTGTGAAATTGTTGATTGGTCTTGAAGCTTTAGAAGAGAATCTTTTCTTACCAGTTACAAGCCGGATACCCTCTACCCTGTTTGCTTCGCAGTAAAAGGTTAGAGATGATAGTGATCAGAGAAGGAGAGTGCAGAGATCCTTTTTTTTGTCACCGCTTTAGAATTGCGTGGGACGTGTTTTGGCTGGAAGTTAGGAGAACATAGTTAATTATAACCAAATGATTAAAGCATCGATCTTGCACTTATGTGATAGTGTAGAACTGTTTCCGACTGATCACAACATTGAGAGCAAGTATGAGCAACAGCCATTTCTCTTATGCTTTTAAACTGATTAGTGCTCAAATCATCATGACGATTAGATATCTTTAAATAAGTAGGATATCATTTATTTATGGTTACTAGGTAATCTAATCATGTAATTAGGGAAGTAATCATGTAAATAGGGAAATAAAATATCTCTAGGATATTTTGGATTTATTGTGCCTATTATCAATAATGGTCCCCGTTGTGTAGTTTAGACACGGTTTAAATCTAATATTGTCTCTCGGTTTCTCCTAATTTTACATGGTAAATTATCCAAGTAAAGAAAAAGTATTGTAGACAGCTTTTAGTTTCCAAATCCAAATCTAGGAATGGATGATGAGATTGTTCCTGCTGGAAACCATCTCTTAGATAAGTTTTGAGTCATAACAGTTGTTGGTTGCACAATCTTTTATGCAATTTAGTTTCATGTTGGTTCTAGATTGCTAGTCAGCTAGAGTATTCACAGTTGGACAAATCATGAACCAAGTATGTATTTATTACTTTACCAAATATATTTAACTGTTTTAAACTTGTTTAAAATACCACTTTTCTCTTTAAACTGTTTTTTAAAGGTCAAAACCAGTTCAGGAAAGAAAACCAAGTTAAAACCAGTTTGGAGCTTAGAAATAGGTCAAAAATCAGTTTTAAACTGTTTTAAAATCAGTTACTACTTTAACTGCTTTGTTTCATTATTG
This portion of the Lotus japonicus ecotype B-129 chromosome 3, LjGifu_v1.2 genome encodes:
- the LOC130743801 gene encoding uncharacterized protein At4g04775-like, which encodes MARTTSCSSSSLSLGRSTATVVLRRGFCDCGERILYLTSHSDANPGRKFWRCKNWKSPTECGFFLWDDETVFDAAHRRTVIELTKTLHELGEMKKKVDDSKKDLDEMKIKAEELKMKNDKVHRKLEKEIWKKNMAIVCLVLS
- the LOC130748984 gene encoding pentatricopeptide repeat-containing protein At2g27610, whose translation is MTLNLSSRALSKASTHPVLRTFNPITPLKDHDPRIAHHMFDQSPLRDIKEYNQMLFYYSRNDQPREALKLFVSLCRSGIPPDESTMSCFLKVSAGLFDDGFVGRQVHCQCVKYGLVQQHVGVGTSLVDMYMKTGAVRDGRKVFDEMGERNVVTWTSLLGGYSWNGINDHVWELFCGMQAHGYLPNPYTVSTVITALANEGVVAAGMQIHTFVVKHGFEAVTTVCNSLINMYSRCGMLGDARAFFDSMESKDSVSWNSMIAGHVANGQDWKAVETFNDMLVAAVNPTYATLGTVIKSCTRLKELRLVRLLHGRALKSGFFTHPNVHTALMVALIKCKEMDGAFRLFSLMPEGQSVVSWTAMISGYVQNGDIDQAMNLFSQMRRGYVKPNHFTYSTILTVQNAVFISEIHAEVIKTNYEKSSSVGTALLDAYVKLRNMNDAIKVFELIEVKDIIAWSAMLVGYAQTGETEEAAKFFCRLTKEGIEPNEFTLSSIINACAAPTAAVEQGRQFHACAIKMRLNNALCVSSALVTMYAKRGNIDSAYDVFKRQDERDLVSWNSMISGYAQNGQAKKALDVFEEMQNLNLDIDAVTFIGVITACTHAGLVDQGQYYFNVMINDHQIMPTMELYSCMIDLYSRAGMLEKAMDILNGMSFPPGATVWRTLLAASRVHRNIELGKLAAEKLISLQPQDSAAYVLLSNMYAASGNWQEKTNVRKLMDKRKVKKEPGYSWIEVKNKTYKFLAGDFSHPFSDHIYSKLSELNNRLKDAGYQPDTNYVFHDIEDEQKETILSHHSERLAIAFGLISTHPGIPIHIGKNLRVCGDCHNFIKLVSQVEQRYIVVRDTNRFHHFKGGVCSCGDYW